From the genome of Pseudomonas sp. FP453:
CTGCGGGGCGATTTCGGACAGTCTGGTCAGACGTTGCAGCGGCATCGGAATCCTCATGGCTCAGGGGCGTGAAAGCCTCGCGAGTATCGCTTATCGCCGGCCTTCGCACACCCTCGAATCGCCGGACAAGGCTCTAAAGCAATAGTTCCCATCATGAATAATTTGTCATGTAGATGACATCACTTCGCCACTGCTCCGTCATAAACGATCGCGATACTGACGCCTGTTTTTAGAGCGCCTGGTGCTACCAGGCGGCATTTTTTCCGTCCGTCATTGGTCGGTTGTGTCCTGGATGGTTTGCCATCCCTCCTCACTTTCGGAGATTGATATGCGTCTTGCTTCCACTAAAACTGCGGCGATCCTGTGCGGCGGCCTGTTGCTGGCCCTGAGCGTACCGGCCAACGCTGCAGTCGACGCTAAATTGCTCGACATGCTCAAGGCCAACGGCCAGATCACCAATGCCCAGTACAGCGAACTGCAAGCTGAGCTGGCACGGGATCAGAAAGAACAGCAGATCGCACGGCAAGCTCAACAAGAGACCAACGAACAGATCGCGGCCACCGCGAAGAAAACCAACGAGCTGAGCAGCTTCGACCAGAAGCTGGCCTGGGCGGCCAAGACCCAATTCAAAGGCGACGTGCGCGTGCGCCAGGAGACCGTCAAGGTCGAAGGCTCGCCAAACAATGGCGGCAAGGACAAGGATCGCCAGCGCCTGCGTGCCCGCCTGGGTGCCTACACCGAGATCAACTCGCAAGTCGACACCGGTATCCGTATCGCCACCGGCAGTAGCGACGACGCCCGTTCCACCAACGTTGACCTGGACGGCTACTTCAACAAGAAAGCGCTGTGGCTGGACCTCGGCTACATCGACTACCACCCAGACCAGGTCAAGAACCTGCACGTGATCGGCGGCAAGATGCTGCAACCGTGGGTCAGCATGGGCGACGTGATCTGGGACACCGACGTGAACCCGGAAGGCCTGGCACTGACCTACAAATACCCACTGGGTGGCAGCGCCGAGCTGTTCGGTAGCGCCGGTAACTACAGCCTCAAAGACAACGTCAACGGCGAAGGCGTGCAATTTCGCAACGACATGCGCATGACGTCCGGCCAGTTGGGCGCGCGTTTCGCCGTGACCGACAACCTGAAAGTGACCTTGGGCGGTAGCGTCTACGCGTTCCAGAACGACGAAGACAGCCGTTGCCCGACTGCCGGCTCCACCGCCTGCCTGACCCCACAGGAAACCATCCTGAACACCGTGGCCGGCAATGCCAGCGAATACCGCTTGTATGAAGGCTTCAGCCAGATCGACGTCGGCGGCCTGGCCGTGCCGTTGTCCTTCTACGGTCAGTATGTACAAAACACCAAAGCCACTGAAAGCGACAAGGACACTGCCTGGTTGGTGGGTGCCAAGTCCAAGGTGTTTGGCTTGAACCTGGACTACAACTACCGCGACATCCAGCGTTACGCCGTGGTCGGTGGCTTCACCGACTCGGACTTCGCCGGCGGTGTTACCGGTTCGCGCGGTCACAAGTTCAAGGTCGGTTACGACATCGACAAGAACTTCGCGATCGGCGCCACTTACTTCCTGACCAAGGCCGATTACTCCAGCGCGACAAACTACCGCGATGCCAAGGTCAACACCTTGCAGCTGGACGCAGAAGCCAAGTTCTAAATGTGAGTGCTTGAAGCCTTGGGCCAGGACGGCCCGAGGTGGCTGCAACAGTCTTGCGTGGTCGGATCGGTCCCCATCATCCGTTCGATCCCGCCACGCGAGCCCTCTTATTCCCCGCCGTTCTGATCCTTGAGCCGCTCGGCAGCCAGCTGCTGCGCCAAGGCATCCACATCCCCCACCGGCTCGTCCGGCAGTATTTTCAGCGTGGCCTGCATCAGGCGCATCTGGCGGATAAACCGTCGGCAGTTGGGGCAAAACATCAGGTGATGACGCACCAGCAAGCGCTCGCGAAAGGTCAGTTGCCCATCGAGATAGTCACTGGAACGTGCCACTTGTTCTTTACAGGTCAGCATTCGCCCGTTTCCTCAAAATGCTCCACCGTGGCGAAGACTTTAAGCCGTGCTCGATGCAACAGCACACGGACATTGGAGAGAGAGAGCGTCAGAAGATTACAGATCTCTTCCAACTCCAGGCCTTGGCGTTCACGCAAGACCAGCACGCTGCTTTGCAACTCCGACAGGCTCAGCAAGGTGTGTTCCAGGCAATTGCGCAGTTCATCCTCGGTGAGCAGGGCTTCCGGGGTGTCCTGGTGCCAGGCGTACGGGGCGACGGCCCAGTGGCCATCATCGGGGGTAAAACGATCATCACCGATGGTGCCGTGGGGTGAAGGCAGATCATCCAGCAGCACTTCGCGGCGGTTCTGCTTGTAGCGGCCCTTGGCGGCGTTGGCGGTGATGGTCAGCAGCCAGGTCTTGAGGCTGGAACGCCCTTCGAATTTAGACAGGTTGCGCACCACCGACAACCAGGCATCCTGGACGATTTCATCGGCATGGCGCTGGCCGACGATGGCATAGGCCACCGCGCGCATGGCGCTCTGGTAGGTGGTGACCAACTCCTTGTAGGCCCGTTGCTCGCCCTTGAGCAGGCGTTCAAGCAGGTGCGCGTCGTCGGCTGCTGCCATTGTCTACCTCAATTTCACTTTGGGAATGCAATCGATGTGGGAGCTGGCTTGCCTGCGATGGCATCAACTCGGTGTATCTGAAATACCGAGGTGTCTGCATCGCAGGCAAGCCAGCTCCCACACAAGCCCGCTCCCACATTTGGCCGATCAATCAGCGTTTGCGCAGGATCACGCTGCCGATCGAATAACCCGCACCGAACGAGCTGAGCACCGCAACGGAGCCCTTGGCCAGATCGTCCTGATAAGTATGAAACGCAATCACCGACCCCGCCGAACTGGTGTTGGCATAGGTATCAAGGATCACCGGCGCTTCTTCCACCGTGGCCTCGCGGCCCAGCAGTTTTTTCACGATCAGGTGGTTCATGCTCAGGTTGGCCTGGTGCAGCCAGAAGCGCTTCACGTCCGCCACGTCCAACTGGTTTTCCGCCAGGTGCACGCCGATCAGCTCGGCGACCATCGGGCACACGTCGCGGAAGACTTTGCGGCCTTCCTGCACGAACAGCTTGTCGGGCGCACCGATGCCCTCTTCCGCCGCGCGGTTGAGGAAGCCGAAGTTGTTGCGGATGTTATTGGAGAACTTGGTCAGCAGCTTGGTGCTGACCACGTCGAACTGGTGCTCGGACGTCGCCAGGTCGGCACGCTCCAGGATCACGGCGGTGGCCGCGTCGCCAAAGATGAAGTGGCTGTCACGGTCACGGAAATTCAGGTGGCCGGTGCAGACTTCCGGGTTGACCATCAGGATCGCCCGGGCCTGGCCCAGCGCGATGCTATTGGCCGCGTTCTGGATGCCGAAGGTGGCCGAGGAACACGCCACGTTCATGTCAAAACCGAAACCCGCGATGCCCAGGGCTTCCTGGACTTCAATGGCGATGGCCGGGTAGGCGCGCTGCAAGTTGGAACAGGCGACGATCACACCGTCGATATCGGCGGCGGTCTTGCCGGCGCGTTGCAGGGCCTGTTCGGCAGCGCCGACGGCCATCTGGCAGAGCACCGACCATTCGTCGTTGCTGCGCTCAGGCAGGCGCGGGGCCATGCGCTTGGGGTCGAGAATGCCGTCCTTGTCCATCACGAAGCGGCTCTTGATACCCGAGGCTTTTTCGATGAAGGCGGCACTGGATTCGGTCAGCGCCTGTAATTCACCGCGCTCGATGGGGTCAGCATTTTCGCTGTTGAACTGTTGCACGTAGGTATTGAAGGACTGCACCAGCTCTTCGTTGGAGATGCTGTTGGCAGGGGTGTACAGGCCAGTGCCGCTGATGACGACGTTATGCACGGTCGTTCCTCTAAATCTGTCAGGCAGAAGATATTGGTACCGTCGTACCAAACTTTAAGTAGTTTTATTCCGCCCGGCGGACATCAAACTGGCATCGCTTTATTCCATCGCGCCGTGGCTGTAGCAGCCAGCCCAAACCGGCGATCCCGGCATTTATAGGCGCGAAGTTTGCCACAAACCTCGGAATTTGGCGCTATCTGCGGACAAACCGCCATTTTCCTGGATGTACCTGAACTGTGGGAGCTGGCTTGCCTGCGATAGCGGCGGGTCAGTTTGCACATCAGCAGCTGATAGACCGCTATCGCGGGCAAGCCCGCTCCCACAGGGGATTGGGGTTTGGATTTGGGTTGGGCTTCAGGCCTCGACCAGGCTCCATTGCTTGCTCAGGCGCTTGTCGGAAATCGGCACCTTGGTGCCCAGCTGCTGGCCAAACAACGACACCCGATATTCCTCCAGCCACCAGCGGTACAGCTCCAGCTGCGGGTCGCGCTTGCCTTCCTGGGCGTGTTTTTTCAGGCGGTTTTCGTATTGCGCCCACAGGCCACTGAGTTCGCCACTCCACACCCGGTCCTTCTGCACCTGGCTCGGCAGTTTCTCCAGGCGCAGTTCGATGGCCTTGAGGTAACGCGGCAGTTCCTTGAACCACTGCGCCGGGGTTTCGCGGACAAACCCGGGGTACACCAGGTGGCTCAGTTGCAGCTTGATATCGTTCAAGGCCACGGCCTGGGCCAGGTCGATCTTGCCTTTGAAACGTTTTTGCAGCGCGTGCCAGAGCTTCAGCACTTCCAGGGTCAAGCGCGCCAGGCGCTCGGCGTGTTCGGTCCAGCTGCCACGCTTGCGCTCGGCCAAGGCGGCCAAACCGGCACCATCGCGCGGCAGGCTGGCTTCGCCGTCCAGTACGCAGGTGTCGAGGCTCGCCAGCAGGATATCTTCCACCAGGGCGTCGATGCGCCCCAGTTCGCGGTACATCAGGCCCAGCTCCGTCAGACCAGGCAATTTGCCACGCAGGAATTTGGCCGGTTCCGCCAGTTGCTGCATCAGCAAGCGTTGCAAGGCGCGGCGATGCTGGAACTCAGCTTCGGCAGCCGTGGAGAAACGCCCTTCCTTGACCGTGCCGTTTTCTTCCACCAGCGCCGGATAGACCGTCATCGACAGGCCGGCTATCTTCTGTTGCGTCTTTTCGGCGACCGCCGCGAACACCTTGGCCTCCACCGGCTGCTGGCTTTTCGCGGTTTGCGGCACGGCCAACGCGGCTTGGCTGGCTTCGGCGAAGCGCGCGGTCAGCTCGGCCAGGTCGCGGCCTTCGCCAAGGAACTTGCCTTGGCCGTCGACCACTTCCAGGTTCATCTTCAGGTGGTTGTCCACCTGCTGCGCCGCCTCGGCCCAGGCTTCGTCGCTCACGCGCGCGCCGGTCATGCGCAACAGCTCACGCCCCAAGGCCTGGGGCAGCGAGCCTTGGCCAAACTCCATACGTTGCAACGCGGCCTTGACGAAATCCGGCACCGGCACGAAGTTCTTGCGCAAAGCCTTGGGCAAGTTGCGCACCAAGGCGATGCACTTGGCTTCGATCACCCCCGGCACCAGCCATTCCAGGCGCTCCGGCGGCAACGCCGGCAACAGCGGCGCCGGCACGCGCAGGGTCACGCCGTCACGGGGGTGGTTGGGTTCGAAGTGGTAACTCAATGCCAGTTCCAGATCGCCCAGGTGCAGCGTGTCCGGGTAATGCGCGGCGGTGACTTCACTGGCCTCGCGGGCCAGCACGTCTTCTTCGCGCATGATCAGCAACTGCGGGTCTTTCTGGCTGTGAATCTTGTACCAGCTGTCAAAGGTCGCGGTCTGGTGGATCTCCGCCGGCAAGCGCGCATCGTAGAAGGCGTACAGGGTTTCTTCATCGGCGAGGATGTCGCGCCGGCGCGCCTTGGCTTCCAGTTCGTCGAGCTGCTCCAGCAGTTGCTGGTTGGCGGTCAGGCACTTGGCCCGCGACTGGATCTCGCCGCGCACCAGGCCTTCGCGGATAAACAACTCCCGCGACACCACCGGATCGATCGGCCCGTAATGCACCGGCCGGCGCCCGACCACGATCAGCCCGAACAGGGTGATCTGCTCAAACGCCACCACTTGGCCGCGTTTCTTCTCCCAATGGGGTTCGAAGTGGTTTTTCTTGATCAAATGCCCGGCCAGCGGCTCGATCCAGTCAGCATCGATCTTGGCGACCATGCGCGCATACAGCTTGGTGGTTTCCACCAGTTCGGCGGTCATCAGCCATTGCGGGCGCTTCTTGCCGATGCCCGACGACGGATGAATCCAGAAACGTCGCTGGCGCGCACCGAGGTAATCGCCGTCTTCGGTCTTCTGGCCGATCTGGCTGAGCAGGCCGGACAGCACCGCCTTGTGCAGTTTCGGGAAATCCGCCGGCTCTTTGTTGATCGTCAGCTGCATGTCGCGGCAGATCAGGCTGAGCTGGCGATGGGAGTCGCGCCATTCGCGCAGGCGCAAATAGTTGAGGAAGTTCTTGCGGCACCAGTTGCGCAGCGGGCTGGCGGTCAGTTCCTGGCGCTGCTCTTCAAAGCCGCGCCACAGATTGACCAGGCCGGCGAAGTCCGAATCCGCGTCTTTCCATTGTGCGTGGGCCTGGTCGGCGGCTTGCTGACGTTCCGGCGGACGCTCGCGCGGGTCCTGGATCGACATGGCGCTGGCGACGATCAGCACTTCCTGCAAACTGCCGAGCTTGGCCGCTTCCAGCAGCATGCGGCCCATGCGCGGGTCCACCGGCAGGCGCGCCAACTGGCGGCCCAACGGCGTGAGCTGGCTGTTGCGGTCCACGGCCGAGAGCTCTTGCAGCAGGTTGAAACCGTCGCTGATGGCCTTGCCGTCGGGCGGTTCGATAAACGGGAAGTCGGTGATTTCGCCCAGGCGCAGGTGCAGCATCTGCAGGATCACGGCGGCGAGGTTCGTGCGCAGGATTTCCGGGTCGGTAAATTCCGGGCGGCCAATAAAATCTTCTTCGCTGTACAAGCGGATGCAGATCCCCGGCTCGACCCGGCCGCAGCGGCCTTTACGCTGGTTGGCGCTGGCCTGGGAAATCGCCTCGATGGGCAGGCGCTGCACCTTGGCGCGGTAGCTGTAGCGACTGATGCGCGCGGTGCCGCTGTCGATCACATAACGGATGCCCGGCACGGTCAGCGAGGTTTCTGCGACGTTGGTCGCCAGCACCACGCGCCGGCCCGGGTGGGACTGGAAAATCCGCTGCTGCTCGGCCGGCGACAGGCGCGCGTACAGCGGCAGGATTTCAGTGTGCTTGAGCTGGGCCTTGCGCAGCATGTCGGCGGCGTCGCGAATCTCGCGCTCGCCCGGCAAGAACACCAGCACGTCGCCAGGGCTGCGGCGTTCGCTGCGCTCGTAGGCGGCGATTTCATCGAGGGTGGCGAGGATCGCCTGGTCGACGGTGAGGTCGTCCTCGACGCGGTTGCCCTCCTCGTCCTGCTCCAGGGTCAGCGGGCGGTACCAGGTGTCCACCGGGAAGGTGCGGCCCGACACTTCGACAATCGGCGCATCGTCGAAGTGCTTGGAGAAGCGCTCCAGGTCGATGGTCGCCGAGGTGATGATGACTTTCAGGTCCGGGCGACGGGGCAGCAGGGTCTTCAGGTAACCCAGCAGGAAGTCGATGTTCAGGCTGCGTTCGTGGGCTTCGTCGACGATGATCGTGTCGTAGCGTTCCAGGTAGCGGTCGTTCTGGGTTTCCGCCAGCAGGATGCCGTCGGTCATCAGCTTGATCAGGGTGTTGGAGTCGCTCTGATCTTCAAAGCGCACCTGATAGCCAACCAGTGCGCCCAATGGCGTCGCCAACTCTTCGGCGACCCGGCTGGCGACGCTGCGCGCAGCGATCCGGCGCGGCTGGGTGTGGCCGATCAGGCCGAATTGGCCGCGACCGATTTCCAGGCAGATCTTCGGCAACTGCGTGGTTTTACCCGAACCGGTCTCACCCGCAATGATCAACACCTGATGCTTGTTCAGCGCGTCTTTGATTTCATCGCGCTTGGCGGCAATCGGCAGGCTGTCGTCGTAACGAATCACCGGCAGGCTGGCGCGGCGCGCCGTGACCTGGGCGCAGGACGCCTGCATGCGCGCCACCCACTGCGCCAACTTGTCCTCGTCGGGCTTCTT
Proteins encoded in this window:
- a CDS encoding anti-sigma factor; the protein is MLTCKEQVARSSDYLDGQLTFRERLLVRHHLMFCPNCRRFIRQMRLMQATLKILPDEPVGDVDALAQQLAAERLKDQNGGE
- a CDS encoding RNA polymerase sigma factor; translation: MAAADDAHLLERLLKGEQRAYKELVTTYQSAMRAVAYAIVGQRHADEIVQDAWLSVVRNLSKFEGRSSLKTWLLTITANAAKGRYKQNRREVLLDDLPSPHGTIGDDRFTPDDGHWAVAPYAWHQDTPEALLTEDELRNCLEHTLLSLSELQSSVLVLRERQGLELEEICNLLTLSLSNVRVLLHRARLKVFATVEHFEETGEC
- a CDS encoding beta-ketoacyl-ACP synthase III — its product is MHNVVISGTGLYTPANSISNEELVQSFNTYVQQFNSENADPIERGELQALTESSAAFIEKASGIKSRFVMDKDGILDPKRMAPRLPERSNDEWSVLCQMAVGAAEQALQRAGKTAADIDGVIVACSNLQRAYPAIAIEVQEALGIAGFGFDMNVACSSATFGIQNAANSIALGQARAILMVNPEVCTGHLNFRDRDSHFIFGDAATAVILERADLATSEHQFDVVSTKLLTKFSNNIRNNFGFLNRAAEEGIGAPDKLFVQEGRKVFRDVCPMVAELIGVHLAENQLDVADVKRFWLHQANLSMNHLIVKKLLGREATVEEAPVILDTYANTSSAGSVIAFHTYQDDLAKGSVAVLSSFGAGYSIGSVILRKR
- the hrpA gene encoding ATP-dependent RNA helicase HrpA gives rise to the protein MTDQAPTIDQLLKTLDHAMLADRHRLRRQLLELRKKPDEDKLAQWVARMQASCAQVTARRASLPVIRYDDSLPIAAKRDEIKDALNKHQVLIIAGETGSGKTTQLPKICLEIGRGQFGLIGHTQPRRIAARSVASRVAEELATPLGALVGYQVRFEDQSDSNTLIKLMTDGILLAETQNDRYLERYDTIIVDEAHERSLNIDFLLGYLKTLLPRRPDLKVIITSATIDLERFSKHFDDAPIVEVSGRTFPVDTWYRPLTLEQDEEGNRVEDDLTVDQAILATLDEIAAYERSERRSPGDVLVFLPGEREIRDAADMLRKAQLKHTEILPLYARLSPAEQQRIFQSHPGRRVVLATNVAETSLTVPGIRYVIDSGTARISRYSYRAKVQRLPIEAISQASANQRKGRCGRVEPGICIRLYSEEDFIGRPEFTDPEILRTNLAAVILQMLHLRLGEITDFPFIEPPDGKAISDGFNLLQELSAVDRNSQLTPLGRQLARLPVDPRMGRMLLEAAKLGSLQEVLIVASAMSIQDPRERPPERQQAADQAHAQWKDADSDFAGLVNLWRGFEEQRQELTASPLRNWCRKNFLNYLRLREWRDSHRQLSLICRDMQLTINKEPADFPKLHKAVLSGLLSQIGQKTEDGDYLGARQRRFWIHPSSGIGKKRPQWLMTAELVETTKLYARMVAKIDADWIEPLAGHLIKKNHFEPHWEKKRGQVVAFEQITLFGLIVVGRRPVHYGPIDPVVSRELFIREGLVRGEIQSRAKCLTANQQLLEQLDELEAKARRRDILADEETLYAFYDARLPAEIHQTATFDSWYKIHSQKDPQLLIMREEDVLAREASEVTAAHYPDTLHLGDLELALSYHFEPNHPRDGVTLRVPAPLLPALPPERLEWLVPGVIEAKCIALVRNLPKALRKNFVPVPDFVKAALQRMEFGQGSLPQALGRELLRMTGARVSDEAWAEAAQQVDNHLKMNLEVVDGQGKFLGEGRDLAELTARFAEASQAALAVPQTAKSQQPVEAKVFAAVAEKTQQKIAGLSMTVYPALVEENGTVKEGRFSTAAEAEFQHRRALQRLLMQQLAEPAKFLRGKLPGLTELGLMYRELGRIDALVEDILLASLDTCVLDGEASLPRDGAGLAALAERKRGSWTEHAERLARLTLEVLKLWHALQKRFKGKIDLAQAVALNDIKLQLSHLVYPGFVRETPAQWFKELPRYLKAIELRLEKLPSQVQKDRVWSGELSGLWAQYENRLKKHAQEGKRDPQLELYRWWLEEYRVSLFGQQLGTKVPISDKRLSKQWSLVEA